The sequence TGCATTACCTGCTGGATGTGCCTGGGGGCGGCGAAGTGGCAATCCTGTTGCGGCTGAGTGACCGGCGGGAAGGGTTTGCCCCGGAACAGGGGGCACAGGTGTTTCACCAAAGGACGCAAGAGGCGGATGAATTTTATGCCCAGGTGATTCCCCCGACCACGCCGGAGGATCAACAAAACATCATGCGGCAGGCGATTGCCAGTCTGCTGTGGACCAAGCAGTTTTACTACTACCCGGTGGAGGAATGGCGCACCAGTGATTCCGGGGTGCCGGGGTACATGGGGCGGCAGATAGTTCGCAATAAGGAATGGTTTCATTTTGAGGCGAAAGATATTTTACTCATGCCCGATAAGTGGGAATATCCCTGGTTTGCCGCTTGGGATCATGTGTTTCACGTGGCGGTGGCGGCGATGGTGGATATAGATTTGGCGAAGGAACAATTACTCACGTTAACCAAGGATCGTTACATCCATCCCAATGGGCAATTACCTGCCTATGAGTGGAATTTCCATGATGTGAATCCGCCGGTGCATCCCTGGGGGGTGTGGCGGGTTTATCTCTTAGAAAAAGAGCGCACGGGCAAGGGCGACCGGGAATTTTTGGAGCGGTCATTTCACAAGTTATTGCTGTACTTTACCTGGTGGGTCAACCGCAAGGATTCCATTGGCAACAACGTGTTTGAGGGGGGGTTTTTGGGGCTGGATAATATCGGGGTGTTTGACCGCAGTGCCCCTTTGCCCACCGGGGGGGTGTTGGAGCAGGCGGATGGCAGTGCCTGGATGGCGGGTTTTTCCCTGTATATGCTGACCATGGCTCTGGAATTGGCGTTGGAGAATCCGGCTTACCAGGAGGTGGCAACTAAGTTTTATCAACATTTTTATTACATTGCCGGGGCGATGGACCGGGTGGGACTCCATGCGGATGAACTTTGGGACGAGGCGGATGGCTTTTTCTACGACCTGTTGCGGCTCCCGGACGGTCAGGCGTTGCGCTTGAAGATGCGTTCCCTAGTGGGGCTGATTCCCCTACTGGCGACGACGGTGATTGAGGAATGGGTGCTGGAGCGTTTGCCCGTGTTCCGCCGCCAAATTGCGGAATTTCAAGAACACCATCCCCATCTGTTTGCCAATGTCAGCGACCCGACGAAGCCGGGGGTGAATGGTCGGCGGTTGATTGCCCTGGTGAATGAAACCAAGTTGCGGCGGATTTTGGGGCGGATGCTGGATGAATCCCGGTTTTTGAGTGCCTATGGCATCCGTTCCCTGTCCCGGTACCATCTGGAACATCCCTACACGTTTCAGGTGGGCTACCACCCCTACGAGGTGCGCTATGAACCGGCTGAGTCCACCACGGGGATGTTTGGGGGCAATTCCAACTGGCGGGGACCGATTTGGATGCCCTTGAATGCCTTGTTGTTCCAAGCCCTGGTGGTGTTTTACAGCTACTACGGGGATGAATTGCGGGTGCCCTGTCCGGCACCGGAAGGTTCATTGCTCACCCTTTGGGAGGTCAGCCAAGAAATTTCCCGTCGCTTGATCGCCATTTTCGAGCGGGATGACCAGGGGCGGCGACCGGTGTATGGGGGGTCAGAAAAGTTCCAAAATGACCCCTACTGGCGGGATTTGATTTTATTTTACGAATACTTTCATGGGGATAATGGTTCTGGGGTGGGCGCCAGCCACCAAACGGGTTGGACGG comes from Synechococcus sp. C9 and encodes:
- a CDS encoding glucosidase, with amino-acid sequence MSAEAQRLADTTQPWKQWGPYLGERQWGTVREDYSDTGNAWDYFSHDQARSRTYRWGEDGLGGISDDQQLLCFALALWNGRDPILKERLFGLTNSEGNHGEDVKEYYFYLENTPTHSYMKYLYKYPQKPFPYDDLVHTNRHRSAHEPEYELLDTGVFDDNRYFDVFIEYAKAGVRDIWIKIRACNRGTEIAPIHLMPTLWFRNTWSWSDAKDKRKPGIKALDGQTVVAAHPLLEPYYLTAQTGGYWLFTDNETNLERLFDTPNIHPFVKDAFHRYLIEGKTNVVNPAKTGTKAAVHYLLDVPGGGEVAILLRLSDRREGFAPEQGAQVFHQRTQEADEFYAQVIPPTTPEDQQNIMRQAIASLLWTKQFYYYPVEEWRTSDSGVPGYMGRQIVRNKEWFHFEAKDILLMPDKWEYPWFAAWDHVFHVAVAAMVDIDLAKEQLLTLTKDRYIHPNGQLPAYEWNFHDVNPPVHPWGVWRVYLLEKERTGKGDREFLERSFHKLLLYFTWWVNRKDSIGNNVFEGGFLGLDNIGVFDRSAPLPTGGVLEQADGSAWMAGFSLYMLTMALELALENPAYQEVATKFYQHFYYIAGAMDRVGLHADELWDEADGFFYDLLRLPDGQALRLKMRSLVGLIPLLATTVIEEWVLERLPVFRRQIAEFQEHHPHLFANVSDPTKPGVNGRRLIALVNETKLRRILGRMLDESRFLSAYGIRSLSRYHLEHPYTFQVGYHPYEVRYEPAESTTGMFGGNSNWRGPIWMPLNALLFQALVVFYSYYGDELRVPCPAPEGSLLTLWEVSQEISRRLIAIFERDDQGRRPVYGGSEKFQNDPYWRDLILFYEYFHGDNGSGVGASHQTGWTAMVARLIQFQQAATAEMILAEGLKPSIE